From Primulina tabacum isolate GXHZ01 chromosome 2, ASM2559414v2, whole genome shotgun sequence, one genomic window encodes:
- the LOC142528831 gene encoding translocase of chloroplast 90, chloroplastic-like isoform X1 encodes MASIKDWVLSQIVLNSKGSTRPISASENYLDESLNEELGNQASGLTHANTNLVMQPEPVSAGAPCSSGDNQLASHPLSMGMESSSGSGLSSDETDLEPLVMVEALQIKFLRILQRVGLSRDNLLVAKVLYRIQLATLIRAGESDLKRANFKLDRARVTAAEQEAIDVPKLNFSLKILVLGRTGVGKSSTINSIFGESKATTDAFHPATRQVQEIVGLVNGIRISFIDTPGLLPSSRNYVSKNRKILHSVKRFIRKSPPDVVLYFERLDLIDMGYGDFSLLKLITDILGPAIWFNTNIVMTHASAVLPEGPNGYPVSYDSYVSYCTNVVQHQIHRAILDTKLENPVILVENHPHCMMDNSGRKILPNGQLWTSQFMLLCICTKILGDVNTILEYGDKIQLGRLSNVRHPSLPHLLSSFLKHSVHLNPGGADSEETDEFFFSDMEEEDENEYEQLPPIRILNRVQFQKLTSSDKKDYLDELDYRETLYLKNLLKQEYIRRKEKGTSGLGSDENAENQEGPPEAIMLPDMAVPPSFDSSSPEHRFRCLVKGDQLVARPVLDPHGWDHDVGFDGINLEITTEVTKNTIMHVAGQMSKDKQDFNIQSESTAAFLFPRGPACSIGLDVQSTGKELICSIRGNTKLKNFKQNATECGVLVTYHGNRYIFGSKIEDSISVRRRLNLKMNAGHVTGAGLVAYGGSLEATLRGKDYPVRDEKVSVSMTILSFNKEPVLGGNLLSHFRLSRSTSMSVNASINSQKMGQLRVKINSSEHMEIALVAVISMFRCLFRRKSKNNLSSRETLETG; translated from the exons ATGGCAAGCATTAAGGATTGGGTTTTATCTCAGATAGTATTGAATTCAAAAGGTTCTACGAGACCAATCTCAGCGTCAGAAAACTATCTAGACGAGTCTCTTAATGAAGAGTTAGGGAATCAAG CTTCAGGGTTGACTCACGCCAACACTAATTTGGTCATGCAACCAGAACCAGTTTCTGCTGGGGCGCCATGCTCATCTGGTGATAATCAGTTGGCTTCACATCCCTTATCCATGGGAATGGAAAGTTCTTCTGGCTCTGGTCTCAGCAGTGACGAGACGGATTTGGAGCCTCTTGTCATGGTTGAAGCTCTACAAATCAAATTTTTGCGTATTCTTCAACGAGTTGGCCTGTCACGAGATAATCTTTTGGTGGCAAAGGTCTTATATCGGATCCAACTGGCAACTTTGATTCGAGCTGGTGAATCAGATCTAAAAAGGGCTAATTTCAAATTAGACAGAGCTCGAGTCACAGCCGCAGAGCAAGAAGCCATAGATGTACCGAAACTGAACTTCTCTCTGAAAATTCTTGTTTTGGGCAGAACTGGTGTTGGCAAGAGTTCAACAATAAATTCCATATTTGGTGAGTCTAAAGCTACAACTGATGCGTTTCATCCTGCCACGCGTCAAGTCCAAGAGATTGTTGGGCTTGTGAATGGCATTAGAATATCTTTTATTGATACACCTGGCCTGTTGCCTTCGTCGAGAAATTATGTGAgtaaaaataggaaaattttaCATTCTGTGAAGCGATTTATTAGAAAATCGCCACCGGATGTTGTTTTGTATTTTGAACGTCTCGACTTGATTGACATGGGGTATGGTGACTTTTCATTACTGAAGCTTATCACTGACATCCTTGGCCCTGCAATTTGGTTCAACACCAACATTGTTATGACGCATGCCTCTGCAGTCCTTCCTGAAGGTCCAAATGGGTATCCTGTGAGCTATGATTCTTATGTTAGTTACTGCACCAATGTGGTACAACACCAAATTCACCGAGCTATTTTGGATACTAAACTTGAAAACCCTGTAATTTTGGTGGAGAATCATCCGCACTGTATGATGGATAATAGTGGGAGGAAGATACTTCCAAATGGACAGCTGTGGACATCCCAGTTCATGTTATTATGCATATGCACCAAAATTCTTGGTGATGTTAACACCATTTTGGAATATGGGGACAAAATACAGTTGGGGCGTTTGAGCAATGTCCGACACCCTTCTTTGCCTCATCTACTCTCGTCTTTCCTCAAGCATAGTGTTCATTTGAATCCTGGTGGAGCTGATAGTGAAGAAACTGACGAATTCTTTTTTTCTGATATGGAAGAGGaagatgaaaatgaatatgagcAACTACCTCCCATCCGTATACTGAATAGAGTTCAATTCCAGAAATTGACATCATCTGATAAAAAGGATTATCTTGATGAGTTAGATTACAGGGAGACACTTTATTTGAAGAATCTACTGAAACAAGAGTATATCAGAAGAAAGGAAAAAGGTACTTCTGGTTTGGGATCAGATGAGAATGCCGAAAATCAAGAAGGGCCACCTGAGGCAATTATGCTGCCAGACATGGCTGTCCCTCCAAGTTTTGATTCAAGTTCCCCCGAGCATAGATTTCGCTGCCTTGTTAAAGGTGACCAATTGGTAGCAAGACCAGTTCTCGATCCACACGGATGGGATCATGATGTAGGTTTTGATGGAATCAACCTTGAGATAACCACGGAAGTAACAAAGAACACAATTATGCATGTCGCGGGACAAATGAGCAAGGACAAACAAGATTTCAATATACAATCTGAATCAACAGCAGCCTTCTTATTTCCAAGGGGGCCCGCGTGCAGCATTGGCCTGGATGTCCAATCTACCGGCAAAGAATTGATCTGTTCCATACGTGGCAACACAAAGCTGAAGAACTTCAAACAAAATGCCACTGAATGTGGTGTTCTTGTGACATATCATGGAAATAGATATATTTTTGGTTCCAAGATTGAAGACAGCATCTCAGTTCGGAGGAGGCTTAACTTAAAAATGAATGCAGGTCATGTGACAGGTGCTGGGCTAGTTGCCTACGGCGGGAGTCTTGAAGCGACATTACGAGGGAAAGACTATCCTGTGAGAGATGAAAAGGTCAGTGTGTCAATGACAATCCTTTCTTTTAACAAAGAACCAGTTTTGGGTGGAAACCTGCTGTCTCACTTTAGATTGAGCCGGAGTACATCAATGTCAGTGAACGCCAGTATCAATAGCCAGAAAATGGGTCAGTTAAGGGTAAAGATAAATAGCTCTGAGCACATGGAAATAGCTCTTGTCGCAGTTATCTCCATGTTCAGATGCCTGTTTAGGAGAAAATCAAAAAATAATCTTAGCAGTAGAGAAACTCTTGAAACAGGGTAG
- the LOC142528831 gene encoding translocase of chloroplast 90, chloroplastic-like isoform X2: MASIKDWVLSQIVLNSKGSTRPISASENYLDESLNEELGNQGLTHANTNLVMQPEPVSAGAPCSSGDNQLASHPLSMGMESSSGSGLSSDETDLEPLVMVEALQIKFLRILQRVGLSRDNLLVAKVLYRIQLATLIRAGESDLKRANFKLDRARVTAAEQEAIDVPKLNFSLKILVLGRTGVGKSSTINSIFGESKATTDAFHPATRQVQEIVGLVNGIRISFIDTPGLLPSSRNYVSKNRKILHSVKRFIRKSPPDVVLYFERLDLIDMGYGDFSLLKLITDILGPAIWFNTNIVMTHASAVLPEGPNGYPVSYDSYVSYCTNVVQHQIHRAILDTKLENPVILVENHPHCMMDNSGRKILPNGQLWTSQFMLLCICTKILGDVNTILEYGDKIQLGRLSNVRHPSLPHLLSSFLKHSVHLNPGGADSEETDEFFFSDMEEEDENEYEQLPPIRILNRVQFQKLTSSDKKDYLDELDYRETLYLKNLLKQEYIRRKEKGTSGLGSDENAENQEGPPEAIMLPDMAVPPSFDSSSPEHRFRCLVKGDQLVARPVLDPHGWDHDVGFDGINLEITTEVTKNTIMHVAGQMSKDKQDFNIQSESTAAFLFPRGPACSIGLDVQSTGKELICSIRGNTKLKNFKQNATECGVLVTYHGNRYIFGSKIEDSISVRRRLNLKMNAGHVTGAGLVAYGGSLEATLRGKDYPVRDEKVSVSMTILSFNKEPVLGGNLLSHFRLSRSTSMSVNASINSQKMGQLRVKINSSEHMEIALVAVISMFRCLFRRKSKNNLSSRETLETG; the protein is encoded by the exons ATGGCAAGCATTAAGGATTGGGTTTTATCTCAGATAGTATTGAATTCAAAAGGTTCTACGAGACCAATCTCAGCGTCAGAAAACTATCTAGACGAGTCTCTTAATGAAGAGTTAGGGAATCAAG GGTTGACTCACGCCAACACTAATTTGGTCATGCAACCAGAACCAGTTTCTGCTGGGGCGCCATGCTCATCTGGTGATAATCAGTTGGCTTCACATCCCTTATCCATGGGAATGGAAAGTTCTTCTGGCTCTGGTCTCAGCAGTGACGAGACGGATTTGGAGCCTCTTGTCATGGTTGAAGCTCTACAAATCAAATTTTTGCGTATTCTTCAACGAGTTGGCCTGTCACGAGATAATCTTTTGGTGGCAAAGGTCTTATATCGGATCCAACTGGCAACTTTGATTCGAGCTGGTGAATCAGATCTAAAAAGGGCTAATTTCAAATTAGACAGAGCTCGAGTCACAGCCGCAGAGCAAGAAGCCATAGATGTACCGAAACTGAACTTCTCTCTGAAAATTCTTGTTTTGGGCAGAACTGGTGTTGGCAAGAGTTCAACAATAAATTCCATATTTGGTGAGTCTAAAGCTACAACTGATGCGTTTCATCCTGCCACGCGTCAAGTCCAAGAGATTGTTGGGCTTGTGAATGGCATTAGAATATCTTTTATTGATACACCTGGCCTGTTGCCTTCGTCGAGAAATTATGTGAgtaaaaataggaaaattttaCATTCTGTGAAGCGATTTATTAGAAAATCGCCACCGGATGTTGTTTTGTATTTTGAACGTCTCGACTTGATTGACATGGGGTATGGTGACTTTTCATTACTGAAGCTTATCACTGACATCCTTGGCCCTGCAATTTGGTTCAACACCAACATTGTTATGACGCATGCCTCTGCAGTCCTTCCTGAAGGTCCAAATGGGTATCCTGTGAGCTATGATTCTTATGTTAGTTACTGCACCAATGTGGTACAACACCAAATTCACCGAGCTATTTTGGATACTAAACTTGAAAACCCTGTAATTTTGGTGGAGAATCATCCGCACTGTATGATGGATAATAGTGGGAGGAAGATACTTCCAAATGGACAGCTGTGGACATCCCAGTTCATGTTATTATGCATATGCACCAAAATTCTTGGTGATGTTAACACCATTTTGGAATATGGGGACAAAATACAGTTGGGGCGTTTGAGCAATGTCCGACACCCTTCTTTGCCTCATCTACTCTCGTCTTTCCTCAAGCATAGTGTTCATTTGAATCCTGGTGGAGCTGATAGTGAAGAAACTGACGAATTCTTTTTTTCTGATATGGAAGAGGaagatgaaaatgaatatgagcAACTACCTCCCATCCGTATACTGAATAGAGTTCAATTCCAGAAATTGACATCATCTGATAAAAAGGATTATCTTGATGAGTTAGATTACAGGGAGACACTTTATTTGAAGAATCTACTGAAACAAGAGTATATCAGAAGAAAGGAAAAAGGTACTTCTGGTTTGGGATCAGATGAGAATGCCGAAAATCAAGAAGGGCCACCTGAGGCAATTATGCTGCCAGACATGGCTGTCCCTCCAAGTTTTGATTCAAGTTCCCCCGAGCATAGATTTCGCTGCCTTGTTAAAGGTGACCAATTGGTAGCAAGACCAGTTCTCGATCCACACGGATGGGATCATGATGTAGGTTTTGATGGAATCAACCTTGAGATAACCACGGAAGTAACAAAGAACACAATTATGCATGTCGCGGGACAAATGAGCAAGGACAAACAAGATTTCAATATACAATCTGAATCAACAGCAGCCTTCTTATTTCCAAGGGGGCCCGCGTGCAGCATTGGCCTGGATGTCCAATCTACCGGCAAAGAATTGATCTGTTCCATACGTGGCAACACAAAGCTGAAGAACTTCAAACAAAATGCCACTGAATGTGGTGTTCTTGTGACATATCATGGAAATAGATATATTTTTGGTTCCAAGATTGAAGACAGCATCTCAGTTCGGAGGAGGCTTAACTTAAAAATGAATGCAGGTCATGTGACAGGTGCTGGGCTAGTTGCCTACGGCGGGAGTCTTGAAGCGACATTACGAGGGAAAGACTATCCTGTGAGAGATGAAAAGGTCAGTGTGTCAATGACAATCCTTTCTTTTAACAAAGAACCAGTTTTGGGTGGAAACCTGCTGTCTCACTTTAGATTGAGCCGGAGTACATCAATGTCAGTGAACGCCAGTATCAATAGCCAGAAAATGGGTCAGTTAAGGGTAAAGATAAATAGCTCTGAGCACATGGAAATAGCTCTTGTCGCAGTTATCTCCATGTTCAGATGCCTGTTTAGGAGAAAATCAAAAAATAATCTTAGCAGTAGAGAAACTCTTGAAACAGGGTAG
- the LOC142528831 gene encoding translocase of chloroplast 90, chloroplastic-like isoform X3 — translation MQPEPVSAGAPCSSGDNQLASHPLSMGMESSSGSGLSSDETDLEPLVMVEALQIKFLRILQRVGLSRDNLLVAKVLYRIQLATLIRAGESDLKRANFKLDRARVTAAEQEAIDVPKLNFSLKILVLGRTGVGKSSTINSIFGESKATTDAFHPATRQVQEIVGLVNGIRISFIDTPGLLPSSRNYVSKNRKILHSVKRFIRKSPPDVVLYFERLDLIDMGYGDFSLLKLITDILGPAIWFNTNIVMTHASAVLPEGPNGYPVSYDSYVSYCTNVVQHQIHRAILDTKLENPVILVENHPHCMMDNSGRKILPNGQLWTSQFMLLCICTKILGDVNTILEYGDKIQLGRLSNVRHPSLPHLLSSFLKHSVHLNPGGADSEETDEFFFSDMEEEDENEYEQLPPIRILNRVQFQKLTSSDKKDYLDELDYRETLYLKNLLKQEYIRRKEKGTSGLGSDENAENQEGPPEAIMLPDMAVPPSFDSSSPEHRFRCLVKGDQLVARPVLDPHGWDHDVGFDGINLEITTEVTKNTIMHVAGQMSKDKQDFNIQSESTAAFLFPRGPACSIGLDVQSTGKELICSIRGNTKLKNFKQNATECGVLVTYHGNRYIFGSKIEDSISVRRRLNLKMNAGHVTGAGLVAYGGSLEATLRGKDYPVRDEKVSVSMTILSFNKEPVLGGNLLSHFRLSRSTSMSVNASINSQKMGQLRVKINSSEHMEIALVAVISMFRCLFRRKSKNNLSSRETLETG, via the coding sequence ATGCAACCAGAACCAGTTTCTGCTGGGGCGCCATGCTCATCTGGTGATAATCAGTTGGCTTCACATCCCTTATCCATGGGAATGGAAAGTTCTTCTGGCTCTGGTCTCAGCAGTGACGAGACGGATTTGGAGCCTCTTGTCATGGTTGAAGCTCTACAAATCAAATTTTTGCGTATTCTTCAACGAGTTGGCCTGTCACGAGATAATCTTTTGGTGGCAAAGGTCTTATATCGGATCCAACTGGCAACTTTGATTCGAGCTGGTGAATCAGATCTAAAAAGGGCTAATTTCAAATTAGACAGAGCTCGAGTCACAGCCGCAGAGCAAGAAGCCATAGATGTACCGAAACTGAACTTCTCTCTGAAAATTCTTGTTTTGGGCAGAACTGGTGTTGGCAAGAGTTCAACAATAAATTCCATATTTGGTGAGTCTAAAGCTACAACTGATGCGTTTCATCCTGCCACGCGTCAAGTCCAAGAGATTGTTGGGCTTGTGAATGGCATTAGAATATCTTTTATTGATACACCTGGCCTGTTGCCTTCGTCGAGAAATTATGTGAgtaaaaataggaaaattttaCATTCTGTGAAGCGATTTATTAGAAAATCGCCACCGGATGTTGTTTTGTATTTTGAACGTCTCGACTTGATTGACATGGGGTATGGTGACTTTTCATTACTGAAGCTTATCACTGACATCCTTGGCCCTGCAATTTGGTTCAACACCAACATTGTTATGACGCATGCCTCTGCAGTCCTTCCTGAAGGTCCAAATGGGTATCCTGTGAGCTATGATTCTTATGTTAGTTACTGCACCAATGTGGTACAACACCAAATTCACCGAGCTATTTTGGATACTAAACTTGAAAACCCTGTAATTTTGGTGGAGAATCATCCGCACTGTATGATGGATAATAGTGGGAGGAAGATACTTCCAAATGGACAGCTGTGGACATCCCAGTTCATGTTATTATGCATATGCACCAAAATTCTTGGTGATGTTAACACCATTTTGGAATATGGGGACAAAATACAGTTGGGGCGTTTGAGCAATGTCCGACACCCTTCTTTGCCTCATCTACTCTCGTCTTTCCTCAAGCATAGTGTTCATTTGAATCCTGGTGGAGCTGATAGTGAAGAAACTGACGAATTCTTTTTTTCTGATATGGAAGAGGaagatgaaaatgaatatgagcAACTACCTCCCATCCGTATACTGAATAGAGTTCAATTCCAGAAATTGACATCATCTGATAAAAAGGATTATCTTGATGAGTTAGATTACAGGGAGACACTTTATTTGAAGAATCTACTGAAACAAGAGTATATCAGAAGAAAGGAAAAAGGTACTTCTGGTTTGGGATCAGATGAGAATGCCGAAAATCAAGAAGGGCCACCTGAGGCAATTATGCTGCCAGACATGGCTGTCCCTCCAAGTTTTGATTCAAGTTCCCCCGAGCATAGATTTCGCTGCCTTGTTAAAGGTGACCAATTGGTAGCAAGACCAGTTCTCGATCCACACGGATGGGATCATGATGTAGGTTTTGATGGAATCAACCTTGAGATAACCACGGAAGTAACAAAGAACACAATTATGCATGTCGCGGGACAAATGAGCAAGGACAAACAAGATTTCAATATACAATCTGAATCAACAGCAGCCTTCTTATTTCCAAGGGGGCCCGCGTGCAGCATTGGCCTGGATGTCCAATCTACCGGCAAAGAATTGATCTGTTCCATACGTGGCAACACAAAGCTGAAGAACTTCAAACAAAATGCCACTGAATGTGGTGTTCTTGTGACATATCATGGAAATAGATATATTTTTGGTTCCAAGATTGAAGACAGCATCTCAGTTCGGAGGAGGCTTAACTTAAAAATGAATGCAGGTCATGTGACAGGTGCTGGGCTAGTTGCCTACGGCGGGAGTCTTGAAGCGACATTACGAGGGAAAGACTATCCTGTGAGAGATGAAAAGGTCAGTGTGTCAATGACAATCCTTTCTTTTAACAAAGAACCAGTTTTGGGTGGAAACCTGCTGTCTCACTTTAGATTGAGCCGGAGTACATCAATGTCAGTGAACGCCAGTATCAATAGCCAGAAAATGGGTCAGTTAAGGGTAAAGATAAATAGCTCTGAGCACATGGAAATAGCTCTTGTCGCAGTTATCTCCATGTTCAGATGCCTGTTTAGGAGAAAATCAAAAAATAATCTTAGCAGTAGAGAAACTCTTGAAACAGGGTAG
- the LOC142528849 gene encoding putative sucrose-phosphate synthase 1, whose protein sequence is MAGNDWINSYLDAILDVGPPIADKKSSLLLRERGRFSPTRYFVEEVITGFDETDLHRSWARAQATRSPQERNTRLENMCWRIWNLARQKKQLEGEQAQRMAKRRLERERGRREAVADMSEDLSEGEKGDAVSDISTHAESTRSRLPRISSVDTMEAWSSQQKGKRLYIVLISLHGLIRGENMELGRDSDTGGQVKYVVELARALGSMPGVYRVDLLTRQISSPEVDWSYGEPTEMLPPPRSSEGLMHEMGESSGAYIIRIPFGPKDAYIPKELLWPHIPEFVDGALNHIVQMSKVLGEQIGNGHPVWPVAIHGHYADAGDSAALLSGALNVPMLFTGHSLGRDKLEQLLRQGRQSRDEINSTYKIMRRIEAEELSLDASEIVITSTRQEIEEQWRLYDGFDPILERKLRARIRRNVSCYGRFTPRMVVMPPGMEFHHIVPHDGDMDTEPEANTDGKSPDPAIWAEVMRFFSNPRKPMILALARPDPKKNLTTLVKAFGECRPLRELANLTLIMGNRDNIDEMSSTNASVLLSILKLIDKYDLYGQVAYPKHHKQHDVPVIYRLAAKTKGVFINPAFIEPFGLTLIEAAAYGLPIVATKNGGPVDIHRVLDNGLLVDPHDQQSIADALLKLVADKHLWAKCRANGLKNIHLFSWPEHCKTYLSRIAGCKPRKPRWLRDEEEDENSESDSPSDSLRDIQDISLNLKFSLDGDKNESQENMDGSVELKNKLENAVLTWSKGVVKSAQKSVSTDKGEQISNSSKFPALRRRKHIFVIAVDGDASSGLSESNKNIFAAVEKERNEGSVGFILSTSFNITEVRAFLISEGLNPSNFDAFICNSGGDLYYSSVHSEDNPFVVDLYYHSHIEYRWGGEGLRKTLVRWAASTTDKKGGNNEPAVVEDEETSADYCYSFKIKKHGVVSPVKELRKMMRIQALRCHVIHCQDGSKINVIPVLASRSQALRYLYLRWGMELSKVVVFVGESGDTDYEEMLGGVHKSVVLTGVCSGASSQLHANRSYPLTDVISYDSPNIVKTSQGFNSSDIRALLEDSQVFKD, encoded by the exons ATGGCGGGAAACGATTGGATTAACAGCTACTTGGACGCGATTTTGGACGTTGGCCCTCCGATTGCGGATAAGAAGTCATCTCTGCTGCTACGGGAGAGGGGGAGATTCAGTCCCACTAGGTATTTTGTGGAGGAGGTGATCACTGGATTCGATGAGACCGATCTCCACCGCTCTTGGGCCAGG GCTCAAGCTACGAGGAGTCCGCAGGAGAGGAACACGAGGCTGGAGAACATGTGCTGGCGGATATGGAATTTGGCTCGCCAGAAAAAGCAG CTTGAAGGAGAGCAAGCCCAGAGGATGGCAAAACGTCGTCTTGAGCGTGAAAGAGGTCGCAGAGAAGCTGTTGCTGACATGTCTGAAGACTTATCCGAGGGGGAAAAGGGAGACGCAGTTAGTGATATTTCAACTCATGCTGAAAGCACTAGGAGTCGACTGCCTAGAATTAGTTCTGTTGATACAATGGAGGCCTGGAGTAGTCAACAAAAAGGGAAAAGGCTGTATATTGTACTGATTAG CCTTCATGGTTTGATACGTGGTGAAAACATGGAGCTTGGCCGTGATTCTGATACTGGTGGTCAG GTGAAATATGTTGTCGAACTCGCAAGGGCTTTAGGTTCAATGCCAGGTGTGTATCGCGTCGATTTGCTTACTAGACAGATATCATCACCAGAGGTAGACTGGAGCTATGGTGAACCGACAGAGATGCTGCCGCCTCCACGAAGTTCAGAAGGCCTGATGCATGAGATGGGAGAGAGTAGTGGTGCTTACATAATTCGCATCCCCTTTGGCCCAAAAGATGCATATATTCCAAAAGAATTATTGTGGCCACACATCCCTGAATTTGTTGATGGTGCTCTTAACCACATTGTACAGATGTCAAAGGTACTCGGCGAGCAAATTGGTAACGGACACCCAGTTTGGCCTGTTGCCATACATGGACATTATGCAGATGCAGGTGACTCTGCTGCTCTTTTATCTGGTGCTCTAAATGTACCAATGCTTTTCACTGGCCATTCTCTTGGTCGTGATAAACTAGAACAACTTTTGAGGCAAGGCCGACAGTCAAGAGATGAAATCAATTCTACATACAAAATAATGCGTAGAATAGAGGCAGAAGAATTATCTCTCGATGCCTCTGAAATAGTCATTACCAGCACAAGACAGGAGATAGAGGAGCAGTGGCGCTTGTATGATGGTTTTGATCCTATACTGGAGCGTAAATTACGTGCTAGGATTAGGCGTAATGTGAGCTGTTATGGAAGGTTCACGCCTCGCATGGTT GTGATGCCACCTGGGATGGAATTTCATCACATCGTTCCACATGATGGAGACATGGATACTGAACCAGAAGCAAACACAGACGGGAAATCCCCAGATCCAGCTATTTGGGCTGAG GTAATGCGCTTCTTTTCAAATCCCAGGAAGCCTATGATACTTGCACTTGCAAGGCCTGATCCAAAGAAAAACCTTACTACCTTGGTTAAAGCATTCGGGGAATGTCGACCGCTGAGGGAGCTCGCTAATCTT ACCTTAATAATGGGGAATCGAGATAATATTGATGAAATGTCGAGCACGAATGCTTCTGTTCTTTTATCAATCCTCAAGCTGATTGATAAGTATGATCTATATGGACAAGTGGCATACCCAAAACATCACAAGCAGCATGATGTTCCTGTTATCTACCGTCTAGCAGCGAAGACTAAG GGTGTTTTCATAAATCCCGCTTTTATTGAACCTTTTGGACTTACTCTAATCGAG GCAGCAGCATATGGTCTGCCCATTGTCGCCACAAAGAATGGTGGCCCTGTCGACATACACAGg GTCTTAGACAATGGTCTCCTTGTAGATCCACATGACCAGCAATCTATTGCTGATGCTCTTCTGAAGTTGGTTGCAGATAAGCATCTCTGGGCAAAATGTAGAGCAAATGGATTGAAAAATATTCATCTTTTTTCATGGCCAGAACATTGTAAGACTTATCTCTCCAGAATAGCTGGTTGCAAACCAAGAAAACCTCGTTGGTTGAGAGACGAAGAGGAAGATGAAAATTCAGAATCAGATTCTCCAAGTGATTCCTTGAGGGATATACAGGATATATCTTTGAACTTGAAATTCTCCTTAGATGGAGATAAGAATGAGAGCCAAGAAAACATGGATGGTTCTGTGGAATTAAAAAATAAGCTAGAAAATGCCGTGTTGACGTGGTCCAAGGGTGTTGTGAAGAGTGCACAAAAATCCGTGTCTACTGACAAAGGAGAACAAATTTCTAATTCTAGTAAGTTTCCAGCATTGAGGAGGAGGAAGCACATTTTTGTGATCGCCGTAGATGGTGATGCAAGTTCTGGTCTCTCTGaaagcaataaaaatatatttgcaGCCGTAGAGAAAGAACGTAATGAAGGTTCTGTTGGATTTATTTTATCAACATCCTTCAACATTACAGAAGTACGGGCTTTTCTGATTTCAGAAGGCTTGAATCCCAGCAACTTTGATGCATTTATTTGCAACAGTGGTGGTGATCTTTATTATTCGTCTGTCCATTCAGAAGATAACCCGTTTGTAGTAGACTTATATTATCATTCACATATTGAATACCGCTGGGGTGGTGAAGGGTTGAGAAAGACTTTGGTCAGGTGGGCAGCTTCTACAACAGATAAGAAGGGAGGAAATAATGAACCTGCTGTCGTTGAAGATGAAGAGACTTCGGCTGACTACTGTtattctttcaaaattaaaaagcaTGGAGTG GTTTCCCCCGTGAAGGAACTAAGGAAAATGATGAGAATTCAGGCACTACGTTGCCATGTGATCCATTGTCAAGATGGAAGTAAGATTAATGTAATTCCAGTCCTGGCGTCACGTTCTCAAGCACTCAG GTACTTGTATCTTCGTTGGGGTATGGAGTTATCAAAAGTGGTGGTTTTTGTTGGGGAAAGTGGTGACACCGACTACGAAGAAATGCTCGGGGGTGTTCACAAGTCTGTAGTGTTGACTGGAGTTTGCAGCGGTGCGAGCAGCCAACTTCATGCTAACAGAAGCTACCCTCTTACAGATGTTATATCTTATGACAGCCCTAATATCGTCAAAACCTCCCAAGGTTTCAACAGTTCTGATATCCGAGCTTTATTGGAGGACTCACAGGTCTTCAAGGACTAA